From Desulforhopalus sp., one genomic window encodes:
- a CDS encoding cache domain-containing protein, whose protein sequence is MPTIKNSLYLTFFSSVIGAALFMVIGIGYFWIDSELKSFDEDAITLRDSFVEEQKNKVKNVVDQVVQHIKFRRDTTEQSIKDNLKERVYEAVKLCQHLYETYHDTKSQEELIVLIKESLRTIRFNHGRGYYFIYDLQGNNVLLPNNPELEGKNLLNLLDDKGQYTVQRYIKIVQDQSEGYMEWNWYKPGETTKMSKKIGFAKSFSELNWFIGTGEYVEDVEKEIQEEILTYINTIRFDYDNYVFAYDFAAITLAHFKPENIGKNQWNFVDPNGVLVLQKLIQLSQEPDGGFLQYVGTIKPETGKPSEKISYADSIPEWRWMIGAGVYLDDIELVLAKKHEKLQQRIKDHFLKAMLILLLALAVIAFWARIFSANLKRNVKAFTSFF, encoded by the coding sequence ATGCCGACCATTAAAAACAGTCTCTACTTGACATTCTTCTCAAGCGTAATCGGTGCAGCCCTTTTCATGGTAATTGGAATAGGCTATTTTTGGATCGATTCGGAGTTGAAAAGCTTTGATGAAGATGCAATCACGCTGCGAGATTCATTTGTCGAAGAGCAGAAAAACAAGGTCAAGAATGTCGTCGATCAAGTCGTTCAGCATATCAAATTCAGGCGGGATACCACCGAACAGAGCATTAAAGACAACCTTAAAGAACGGGTATATGAGGCCGTAAAACTCTGCCAACATCTCTACGAAACGTACCACGACACGAAAAGCCAAGAAGAACTCATTGTCTTGATTAAAGAGAGTCTGCGGACAATCCGCTTCAACCATGGACGGGGTTATTATTTTATCTACGATTTGCAGGGCAACAATGTCCTTTTACCAAATAACCCCGAACTGGAAGGCAAGAATCTCCTCAACCTGCTCGATGACAAAGGTCAATATACTGTTCAACGCTATATCAAAATTGTCCAGGATCAAAGCGAAGGCTATATGGAATGGAACTGGTATAAGCCAGGCGAAACAACCAAAATGTCCAAAAAGATCGGATTTGCAAAATCTTTCAGCGAGTTAAACTGGTTCATCGGAACTGGTGAATATGTCGAAGACGTTGAAAAGGAGATACAAGAAGAAATTCTGACCTATATCAACACAATCCGTTTTGATTATGACAACTATGTTTTTGCATATGATTTCGCGGCAATTACTCTGGCCCACTTCAAGCCCGAGAACATTGGCAAAAATCAATGGAATTTTGTTGATCCAAACGGCGTGTTGGTTTTACAGAAACTGATTCAACTCTCTCAGGAACCTGACGGCGGTTTTTTACAATATGTCGGCACCATTAAACCGGAAACCGGCAAACCAAGCGAAAAAATTAGTTACGCCGACAGTATCCCTGAATGGCGTTGGATGATAGGGGCTGGGGTTTATCTTGATGATATTGAGCTGGTGCTTGCAAAAAAACATGAAAAATTGCAGCAAAGAATCAAAGATCACTTTTTGAAGGCTATGCTGATCCTGCTGCTAGCCCTTGCCGTGATCGCATTTTGGGCTCGTATCTTTTCAGCCAATCTGAAACGGAACGTCAAGGCATTTACTTCATTTTTTTGA
- a CDS encoding response regulator, whose product MDDKLVHLEEFKYMVIPANRMLDDRNKALEALQESEERLNLAISATGQGLWDFNLENDILIWDRRAFSIFGCDPTTIIPSRKTIGSKANPEDWAAAERALEDHLTGKTEDYRAEYRLQRDNNEWIWILDQGKITKRDEKGKGIRAVGTYIDITSAKEAEHEKTELREQLNRSKKMEALGLLAGGVAHDLNNVLSGIVSYPDLLLENLPVDSSLSKPLKMIRDSGTKAAAIVQDLLTLARRGIVAYDVVNINEIVAEYLASPEYKNLQSQYPMTKVEAHLDPSLLKIKGSASHLYKSLTNLITNAFEAQPDGGPITIVTANRYLEETFRGYESILSGEYVLLRVEDRGMGIAPEDIKRIFEPFFTKKIMGRRSGTGLGMAIVWGTVQDHSGYIDVQSKQDKGSVFELYFPVTRDEPGNEPTTNATTNLMGAGQHILVVDDIAEQRHIAERILSNLGYKVTTAESGEAAVTMLQKQVVDLVVLDMIMEPGMDGLDTYRQIIEIYPGQKAIITSGYTETDRVKQTQLLGAGQYLRKPYTYKGLGLAVYLELSRR is encoded by the coding sequence ATGGATGACAAGCTTGTTCACTTAGAAGAATTTAAGTACATGGTAATCCCAGCTAACCGTATGCTTGATGATAGAAATAAGGCCCTGGAGGCGCTACAGGAGAGTGAAGAGCGCTTAAATTTGGCTATCAGTGCCACCGGGCAGGGTTTATGGGATTTTAATCTGGAAAATGATATTCTGATTTGGGACCGGAGGGCCTTTTCTATCTTTGGCTGTGATCCGACGACCATCATACCGTCCAGAAAAACCATCGGATCCAAGGCTAATCCCGAAGATTGGGCGGCGGCTGAACGAGCGCTGGAAGATCATTTAACCGGTAAAACGGAAGACTACCGTGCAGAATATCGTTTGCAACGAGACAATAACGAGTGGATCTGGATTCTTGATCAAGGGAAGATTACCAAACGAGATGAAAAAGGCAAAGGTATAAGGGCAGTCGGTACCTATATCGATATTACTTCCGCCAAAGAGGCGGAGCATGAAAAGACCGAACTTCGCGAGCAGTTAAACCGTTCGAAAAAAATGGAGGCGCTTGGGTTACTGGCCGGAGGCGTTGCCCATGATCTGAACAACGTGCTTTCGGGAATTGTCAGCTATCCCGATCTGCTGCTCGAAAACCTGCCCGTAGATAGCTCTCTCAGCAAGCCACTCAAAATGATCAGGGATTCGGGCACCAAGGCTGCGGCAATCGTCCAGGATCTACTTACCTTGGCCCGTCGCGGAATTGTCGCCTATGATGTGGTCAATATCAACGAGATCGTCGCTGAATATCTCGCCTCTCCGGAATATAAAAATCTGCAGTCTCAGTATCCAATGACGAAGGTTGAGGCCCATCTTGACCCCTCTCTGTTGAAAATCAAAGGTTCGGCTAGCCACCTCTATAAATCTCTGACAAATCTCATCACCAATGCCTTTGAGGCTCAGCCCGATGGTGGCCCTATTACAATTGTTACCGCCAACCGATATCTCGAAGAAACCTTCAGGGGTTATGAATCAATTCTTTCAGGAGAATATGTTCTTCTTCGGGTGGAAGATCGAGGAATGGGTATCGCTCCGGAAGACATTAAACGAATCTTCGAACCTTTCTTTACCAAAAAAATCATGGGCCGTCGAAGCGGAACCGGACTGGGAATGGCGATAGTCTGGGGAACCGTTCAAGATCATAGCGGCTATATCGATGTGCAGAGCAAGCAAGATAAGGGCTCAGTATTTGAACTCTATTTCCCGGTTACTCGGGATGAACCTGGTAATGAGCCAACCACCAATGCCACCACAAATCTGATGGGCGCTGGTCAACACATCTTAGTTGTTGATGACATTGCTGAACAGAGACACATTGCCGAGCGTATACTCAGCAATCTCGGGTATAAGGTTACAACTGCAGAAAGTGGAGAAGCTGCCGTTACGATGCTGCAAAAACAGGTTGTCGATCTTGTGGTACTCGATATGATCATGGAACCAGGCATGGACGGTCTCGATACTTATCGGCAGATCATTGAAATTTATCCTGGTCAAAAGGCCATAATCACCAGTGGCTATACCGAAACGGACCGAGTAAAGCAGACTCAGCTGCTTGGTGCTGGACAATACTTGCGAAAACCCTATACTTACAAGGGCCTTGGCCTCGCGGTTTATTTAGAGCTCAGTCGCCGATGA
- a CDS encoding metallophosphoesterase, with product MFGFSLTVVSTLLLVYIIWRLSSIPRFSDVVPGKIFLYGGIFVWAILAGGRFFGHGEGPAWASLADFIGITITGVLFLVFVCLFPVDLATGFGRYFSGIAPYLRGWAMLGGCLLSVAATIQGVRAPTVINHEVQLNNLPKEMDGTTIVALSDLHLGAVLGPSWLESRVAQVQMLQPDFIFLLGDIFEGHGENTEAFAPIFRKLSAPYGVWSVDGNHENHGKTGGSKSNLDGTQIPTLQNELIEPISGLVLAGRSVPRNHDKATTTPSWNPPRTRPSGGLILLSHFPEDSQGAAQTGVDLMLSGHTHGGQVWPFSLLVGMVQPMLGGRYEVEGMTLLVCRGTGTWGPRMRLWRPSEILHIRLLSGNSPTG from the coding sequence ATGTTCGGATTCAGTCTGACCGTCGTTTCGACTCTCCTCCTTGTCTATATTATCTGGAGGTTGTCTTCAATACCGAGGTTCAGTGACGTTGTTCCAGGAAAGATTTTTCTCTATGGTGGCATTTTCGTCTGGGCAATTCTCGCAGGAGGACGATTCTTTGGACACGGCGAAGGGCCGGCATGGGCCTCACTAGCTGATTTTATTGGGATTACGATTACTGGCGTGCTCTTTCTTGTGTTTGTCTGTCTTTTTCCTGTTGACCTTGCAACTGGATTCGGACGGTACTTTTCCGGCATAGCCCCGTATCTTCGGGGTTGGGCCATGTTGGGAGGCTGCTTGCTTTCAGTAGCGGCGACGATCCAGGGAGTCCGTGCCCCGACAGTAATCAATCACGAAGTGCAATTGAACAACTTACCGAAGGAAATGGATGGCACAACCATTGTCGCGCTCTCCGACCTCCATTTGGGGGCGGTTTTGGGTCCGAGTTGGCTCGAATCACGCGTTGCACAAGTTCAAATGCTGCAACCTGATTTTATCTTCTTGCTCGGGGATATCTTCGAAGGCCATGGGGAAAACACAGAGGCATTTGCCCCTATCTTTCGCAAATTATCTGCCCCTTATGGTGTCTGGTCCGTGGATGGTAATCATGAAAACCATGGGAAAACAGGAGGGTCCAAATCAAACCTCGATGGAACACAGATCCCCACCCTACAAAACGAGTTGATTGAGCCAATTTCTGGGTTAGTCCTTGCAGGTCGAAGCGTACCTCGCAATCATGATAAGGCCACAACAACACCGTCCTGGAATCCACCCAGGACTCGACCTTCAGGGGGCCTCATCCTGTTATCGCACTTTCCTGAGGACTCCCAGGGTGCTGCCCAAACCGGAGTTGACCTCATGTTGTCAGGGCACACCCACGGTGGCCAGGTGTGGCCTTTCAGTCTTCTTGTGGGCATGGTACAGCCGATGCTCGGAGGGCGTTATGAGGTTGAAGGAATGACATTACTAGTTTGCCGTGGGACAGGTACTTGGGGACCACGGATGCGCCTGTGGCGACCCAGCGAGATTCTCCACATTAGACTCCTATCGGGTAACTCACCGACCGGATAA
- a CDS encoding cation diffusion facilitator family transporter, which produces MQVKKKSPFDRLTLTRFAWLSIAAAGVTIFMKMSAYLMTDSVGLLSDAIESFVNLAGALMALRMLILAAQPADEKHPFGHSKAEYFSSVVEGILILVAAAGIAYTAIDRIIHPRLLEQVGIGVVVCAAASAINYVVARVLMKAAKANNSITLEADSHHLMTDVWTSTGVIAGVGLVELTQWSLIDPIVALLVAANIVWTGVGLVRRSVDGLMDIVLPEDEQMLIEKVMAKYRGKAIEFHELRTRQSASYRYISVHMLVPGSWTVHDAHHLAEDFESDILSILGDALITTHVEPIDDDNSFHESHEK; this is translated from the coding sequence ATGCAGGTAAAGAAAAAATCACCCTTTGATCGATTAACACTGACTCGATTTGCATGGCTTTCGATCGCGGCTGCTGGTGTTACAATATTCATGAAGATGAGTGCTTACCTCATGACCGACTCGGTCGGGTTGCTCTCAGATGCAATAGAATCGTTTGTCAATTTAGCTGGTGCATTGATGGCTCTGCGCATGTTGATTCTTGCCGCCCAACCAGCTGATGAAAAACATCCGTTCGGCCATAGTAAAGCTGAATATTTTTCCAGTGTTGTTGAGGGGATTCTTATCCTGGTGGCAGCAGCTGGGATTGCTTATACCGCTATCGACAGAATAATCCATCCGCGCCTTCTCGAACAAGTCGGTATAGGTGTTGTTGTATGCGCCGCTGCGTCCGCAATTAATTATGTGGTAGCTCGAGTTCTTATGAAAGCCGCTAAAGCAAATAACTCTATCACTCTTGAAGCGGATTCTCATCACCTCATGACAGATGTATGGACTTCAACTGGAGTCATTGCCGGGGTTGGTCTGGTCGAACTCACCCAATGGAGTTTAATAGACCCTATTGTTGCACTACTGGTAGCTGCAAATATCGTTTGGACTGGAGTGGGATTGGTTCGCCGTTCCGTAGATGGATTAATGGATATTGTTCTGCCGGAGGACGAACAAATGTTGATTGAAAAAGTTATGGCAAAATACCGGGGGAAAGCCATCGAATTCCATGAATTGCGCACACGTCAATCAGCATCGTATAGATATATCTCAGTCCATATGCTCGTTCCCGGTTCCTGGACCGTGCATGATGCTCATCATCTGGCTGAAGATTTCGAAAGTGATATTCTTTCAATTCTAGGTGATGCACTTATTACTACCCATGTGGAACCAATTGATGATGACAATTCATTCCATGAAAGTCATGAAAAATGA
- a CDS encoding DUF2062 domain-containing protein → MEKIWNKFKRKIRYGYLRVVRINAPAESIALGLAAGVFAGAMPFLSLQMIIAIAIAFLIRGNPIAAALGTWWTNPFNWAIVFPLLYMLGKVFVPGEVESMSISDLSNLGLLDLLRQGWRWLLITTLGGCIIGIPLAIFTYVVTVRGVRVYHDRRASLKLVCRHRALLHEVPPEK, encoded by the coding sequence ATGGAAAAAATTTGGAATAAATTCAAACGGAAGATCCGTTACGGATACCTGCGCGTTGTCCGAATCAACGCTCCGGCGGAGTCCATAGCCCTTGGCTTGGCTGCAGGCGTATTTGCCGGGGCGATGCCCTTTTTGTCCCTGCAGATGATTATCGCTATTGCGATCGCTTTCCTCATCCGTGGAAATCCCATCGCCGCAGCCCTAGGTACGTGGTGGACCAACCCCTTCAACTGGGCCATCGTCTTTCCTCTTCTCTATATGCTGGGCAAGGTTTTCGTGCCGGGGGAGGTCGAGAGCATGAGTATCAGCGACCTGAGCAATTTGGGCCTCCTTGATCTGCTGCGCCAGGGCTGGAGGTGGCTCCTTATTACCACCCTTGGCGGATGCATCATCGGAATCCCCCTGGCCATCTTCACCTATGTCGTGACCGTACGGGGCGTGCGTGTCTATCACGACCGCAGGGCCAGCCTCAAACTCGTATGCCGGCACCGGGCACTGCTCCATGAAGTGCCACCGGAAAAATGA
- a CDS encoding HAMP domain-containing histidine kinase, protein MKVRTKFTLWISLAALSTATIFSLFVYVELVEEPYRLIDRELTEIAGTVFNNIEFSDSGEEAHLLHKDRHVERYWLKIIDSERNTIFSSPLARKFDIPFLEGKRSYFIKKEIALTSLWIDPQDAKKLEKVRGDSVRFRVLVLTKNYSEQKYTILIAKPLLFLDLELQELLNRLIVGILTTIIAIFILSYFLAGRLLQPLATINHKIKEIRENSLDRRIPLGTSKDELYTLSLSLNSMADRLQHSFSRQKEFISNVAHELKSPLTILMLGQEEMLTERSSGPIRSELEKQLNTMRRLSLLIRNLLDISRLEQDETCARETVRLDVLIEQVLDDYRDILQVQNITVETDIEASNFFGDSEKILRLLINLIDNATKYNTETNGKIRITARTNKGKLNVIIANTSQDIPPEALPRLFEQFFRVEKSRSQSFGGSGLGLTIAKRIVELHGGSIEVQNRNGWTTFSVTLS, encoded by the coding sequence ATGAAAGTAAGGACAAAATTTACTCTCTGGATCTCACTCGCAGCTCTGTCAACCGCCACAATCTTTTCTCTTTTTGTGTACGTTGAACTCGTTGAGGAACCCTATAGATTAATAGACAGAGAACTCACAGAAATTGCCGGAACCGTCTTCAATAATATTGAATTCTCTGATTCTGGTGAGGAAGCCCATCTTCTGCATAAAGATCGGCACGTTGAACGATACTGGCTTAAAATCATTGACAGCGAGCGGAATACCATCTTTAGCTCCCCCCTAGCACGAAAATTTGATATTCCTTTCTTGGAAGGTAAGCGGTCGTATTTTATCAAAAAAGAGATCGCCTTGACCTCCCTTTGGATTGACCCCCAGGATGCAAAAAAATTAGAAAAAGTAAGAGGTGACTCGGTAAGATTCAGGGTACTGGTGCTAACCAAAAATTATTCAGAACAAAAGTACACCATTCTTATTGCCAAACCCCTTCTATTCCTGGATCTGGAACTACAGGAATTGCTCAATCGTCTTATTGTCGGAATTTTAACAACAATTATAGCTATCTTTATATTAAGTTACTTCCTGGCCGGCAGGCTTCTTCAACCACTTGCAACCATCAATCACAAAATAAAAGAGATCCGTGAAAATTCATTGGATCGGCGGATCCCGCTTGGCACCAGTAAAGATGAATTGTATACCCTGTCCTTATCACTCAACTCAATGGCTGATCGCTTACAACATTCCTTTTCCAGGCAGAAAGAATTTATCAGTAACGTTGCCCATGAGCTGAAAAGTCCCTTGACCATCCTGATGCTGGGACAGGAGGAAATGTTGACCGAGAGGTCGTCGGGACCCATTCGCTCAGAACTAGAAAAACAACTCAACACCATGCGCCGTTTGAGCTTGTTAATTCGCAATCTTCTCGATATTTCGAGGCTTGAACAAGACGAAACCTGCGCTCGTGAAACTGTCAGGCTGGATGTGCTCATAGAGCAAGTTCTCGATGACTATCGTGACATTCTTCAGGTACAAAATATTACCGTGGAAACTGACATTGAGGCGTCTAATTTCTTCGGCGATTCAGAAAAGATCCTTCGACTCCTCATTAACCTCATCGACAATGCGACAAAATACAACACTGAGACAAATGGCAAAATCAGAATCACAGCCCGGACAAATAAAGGAAAATTAAATGTGATCATCGCCAACACCAGTCAGGATATTCCCCCTGAAGCTCTGCCACGACTGTTCGAACAATTTTTTCGAGTGGAAAAGTCCCGGTCCCAATCCTTTGGCGGCTCCGGGCTCGGCCTGACGATCGCAAAAAGAATCGTAGAATTGCATGGTGGTTCCATTGAAGTGCAAAATCGTAACGGGTGGACGACATTCTCCGTTACTCTATCGTGA
- a CDS encoding response regulator transcription factor, producing MNILVIDDERELLEKLNSVLTSEHYTVETAADGREGLEKVWNDTYDLILLDIMLPGMDGLEVLSEIRAAGILTPVLMLTAKGDIKDKITGLNLGADDYLAKPFSLGELLARIRALLRRGNTGNPILEVGGIRLNTVSREVTKDGEPLALTTKEFALLEFLLHNRGRAISRFTLAEHVWGDNFDPFRMSNFIDVHMKNLRKKLNSPEQESAIKSIRGFGYLIELEEK from the coding sequence ATGAATATCCTTGTTATCGATGATGAACGTGAGCTCCTTGAGAAACTCAATTCTGTACTAACGAGCGAACACTACACCGTCGAGACTGCCGCTGATGGCAGAGAAGGTCTGGAAAAGGTCTGGAACGATACCTATGATCTGATACTCCTAGATATTATGTTGCCTGGAATGGACGGCCTTGAGGTCCTCTCCGAAATTCGAGCGGCCGGGATTCTGACGCCGGTCCTGATGCTGACTGCCAAAGGCGATATAAAAGACAAGATTACCGGTCTTAACCTTGGGGCTGACGACTATCTGGCCAAGCCCTTCTCTCTTGGGGAATTGCTGGCCAGGATCAGGGCACTGCTCAGGCGCGGCAATACCGGTAATCCAATTTTGGAAGTCGGCGGTATTCGACTCAATACCGTCAGTCGCGAGGTGACAAAGGATGGTGAGCCACTGGCACTTACTACCAAGGAATTCGCTCTCCTAGAGTTTCTCCTGCACAACCGTGGTCGGGCAATTTCGCGGTTTACCTTAGCCGAGCATGTCTGGGGAGATAACTTTGACCCTTTTAGAATGTCCAACTTCATCGATGTTCATATGAAAAATCTTCGAAAAAAACTTAATTCCCCCGAACAGGAATCGGCAATAAAAAGCATTAGAGGATTTGGCTACCTCATCGAACTAGAAGAAAAATGA